Below is a genomic region from Insulibacter thermoxylanivorax.
AATATCGCGGCCGGCCAGCAGACCGCACAGAGCGTCGTGCAAGCTTGGATGAATTCAAAGGGACACAGGGAGAACATCCTCAACGCTTCGTTTACGGAGATTGGAGTCGGATATGCGAGCGGCGGTTCGATGAATCATTATTGGACACAGATGTTCATCCATCCGTAACAGAGTATCGATCAGTTGCCAAGCTGTGTCCATGATCTGAACATCGCGGCCAAGCCAGCCCGTTTAGCGGCATAGCGGCTTGGCCCTTTTTGTCGGGACTTGCTTTGGGGTGGTGTCTATCATGTAAAATATAAAAACAGTGCAACGAACTAACTTGGATCAGTGTAACGAACAAACTTGCAAATGAATCAACATTCTGTACAATTCATTATAATGGGTTGTAGGCTAATGATGCAGTGTGTGATGGTATGTGCATACTGATGCGTGTAAAGAAACGTGTAAGATGCGTAAGATGCAGGATTTGTCATGGTGCGAGTCATGGATTGATGGGATTTTGGTGTTTATGAGCAAAGGGGCATTATATATAAATGAGTGATCATTATCGATTTATCTATGATGAAAGGTTGGGGATTCGCCTGCCCGAGTTGGATCTCGAGTGGGATCAGTATTCCGAGGAGGAGCAAGCGAAGATTCTGCTTGAGTGGGAGATGATCCGCGGAACGATCCCGGAGCGCATCCGATCTTTCGAGGCAAAGATCAAAGAGAAGCAAAGTCAACTGGATGAAGAAGAGGACTTCGCTGCGTCATGCCGCCTTAATTCGGAGATTGCCGAGTTGGCCAGCTGTATCCATGATCTGCAGCTGTGGTACCGAATCGATCAAAGCATCGAGAATCGGAGAAACAACCACTACTAAAGAAGACAAGTTTAAGGAAGACAAGGGGATCGGAGCAATTCCGTCGAGCAGCGGCAGCAACTACAACACAGCCAGATGGGAGGACTAGAAGATGCAGTCTGCGAACCATGCGCGCAAGCTTCCAAGTGGACCGTTCAGCTTGATGTACCGGATGTACCGCTATATTCTCCCCGGTGTTCGAAGCGAACTGCAGCGCTGGCGGGAGAAGGCGGAGCGCATACCGGATCCGGAGCTGAGGAAGCAAGCGATTGCCAGCATGACTACTAAAGAGTTCCACTGCATCGGCGGTGCGGTATATGCCTCCGGCAATATCCCGAAGCGGCGGGATCTGATGCGGCTGATTACGGCCTATCAGACGATCAGCGATTATCTGGATAATCTGTGCGATCGCAGCACATCGATGTGTGCTGATGATTTTCGTGCTTTGCATCAAGCGATGATCGATGCAGCTGACCCGCAGGCGGAGCTGCATGGTTACTATCGCTATCGCAGTGAGACGGAGGATGGAGGCTATCTGAACAACCTGGTAATGGAATGCCAATCCATCCTGCGCAAGCTGCCTTCTTATTCCGTCGTCCAACCCTATGTGTTGAAACTCGTCGGGTTATACACGGATCTGCAGGTGTACAAACACATTCATCCCGATGAGCGCGAGCAAGCTCTGCTCACCTGGTGGGAGGAGCATCGCGAGATGTGTCCGGACCTGAAATGGAACGAATTTGCCGCGGCAACCGGATCCACACTGTGCATCTTTATGCTCTTCCTCGCAGCCAGTCATAAGGGGCTGAGCAAGCAAGAGGCGGAAGCGATCTATCAGGCATATTTCCCGTACATATGCGCTTTGCACATCCTGCTGGATTATCTCATCGATCAGGAGGAGGATCAGCACGGCGGAGATCTAAACTTCTGCAGCTATTACTCCGGGATCCGTGAGACGACAGAGCGCATGCGCAAGATAGCGGAGCAGGCCAGTATAACTAGCAAGCGGCTGCCGGGTGCGAGATTCCACCTGATGATCGTCGAGGGCTTGCTGGCTCTCTATCTGTCGGATCCGAAGGCCAGCAGGCAGGAGGGCGTAACGAAGGTCACCCGTCAATTGATGCATAACAGCCCTTGGACGCGCATCTTCTTCTGGATCAACAGCAAGTGGATCCGCAGTTCACTGATCTAATAACCAGCATCGTCTTACAGGTTATCTTGGGTTACACCTGCGTGTAACTTATTCAGTTAAGGAGGATAAGGATATGACAGTTAAGAAGATAGCAGTATTAACCAGCGGCGGTGATTCGCAGGGCATGAACGCTGCCGTTCGCTCTGTTGTGCGGAGCGGATTGTATCATGGATTAGAGGTTTACGGGATCCAGAGAGGATTCTTAGGATTGATCAATGATGATATTCGTCCGATGGATCTGCGCAGTGTAGGGGATATCATCCAACGCGGCGGGACGGTTCTGCAGACCGCTCGATGCGAAGAGTTCAAGACGCCGGAAGGCCAGCAGAAGGCCCTTGCTAACCTGCGCAAGCACGGGATCGACGGCGTGGTCGTCATCGGCGGCGACGGTTCCTACCGCGGTGCGAATATCCTGAACAAGCTCGGCATGAAGACGATGGGCTTGCCCGGTACGATCGACAACGATATTCCGTTCACTGACTTTACGATCGGTTTCGATACGGCGGTGAGCATCGTCGTCGATGCGGTCAATAAACTTCGCGATACGATGACTTCTCATGAGCGTACTTCCGTGGTCGAGGTCATGGGCAGACACTGCGGGGACATCGCTCTGTATGCGGGACTGGCGAGCGGTGCAGAAGCGATCCTGGTGCCGGAGGTGAAGTTCGATCTGGAGCAAATCGCAACCCGTATGCGGGAGAACTTCGCCCACGGCAAGCGCCATTCGATCATCGTTGTGGCAGAAGGCGTAGGCAAGGGTGAACATATCGCAGAGGAGATCGAGCGCTTCGGAATCGAACCGCGGGTAACGGTGCTGGGGCATATCCAGCGCGGCGGAACTCCGACGCACAACGACCGCATCCTCGCATCCAGACTCGGTGACTTCGCAGTGCGCAAGTTGATCGAGGGCGAATCGGGCAAGAGCTGCGGCATCATCAACGGAGAAGAAGTGTTGACAGACATCGAAGTCGTCATCAATACGAAGCGTCCGTTCAATATGGAGCTGTATGAACTGGCGATGCGCCTGTCGCAGTAAGATCGAACTTGTGGTTGATGTGCGATATGATAACAGAAAGGACGGATACCAGATACTGGATATCCGTCCTTTCTTCATTTTAGATCATAATTAACGCCTTCGGTGTAGACGTTGCTGGAATTCCAGAGGAGGAACTCCTCGATGCCCGCATCATGCAAGGCACGGATCTGATCCTCGATCTCTTTCACGCCGTAGCGAATGTGCCCGGGCACCCAGGTGGCGGTGAAATCCTGAATCCAGGGCCGGATGATCGGTTTGACCTCCGCAATCTCCTCCAGCTTCTTATGAGTATCCATCATCGCACCGAAGATTGTCTCGTACGGGTGGGCATCCGGTACAGTCAAACCGAACCAGCCGGTGCTGTAATGGCTCGGATAGACCATCGGACTGATCACGTCGACATAGGTCGAGATCTTGTTAAAATCCTGTCCGATTCCTTCTGCTGCAGGCACGGATGCGGCATAGCCGAAGATGTCCACAGAGACGCGGACATCCAGCGGGTTCAGTTCCTCGCGCGCATACTTGACGAAGTCTGCTACAACATCGACCCGGGAGCGTTCGTCCTGCGCATAGATCAAGGAATCTGCCCGTGTCTCAAAGCCCTCAGGGAAGCGCACGTAGTCGAATTGGATCTCTCTAAAACCAAGAGCGACGGCTTCCTTCGCCACTTTGATGTTGTAGTCCCACACTTCCTTCATGTATGGATTGACGAAGCTTTCGGGATTGGCCTTGCCGTTGTGCCAGACGGTGCCGTCAGGCCGCAGGAAGGACAGATCCGGCCGCTGATTCGCCAGCACCGTATCCTTGAAGACGACGATGCGGGCGATTGGGTAGATGTCGTTCTCTTTAAGCGTATTCATGACATGGTGAATGTCCCGTATCCACTTTTTGTAGTTGCCGATCGCCTTAAGCTCAG
It encodes:
- a CDS encoding tetraprenyl-beta-curcumene synthase family protein translates to MQSANHARKLPSGPFSLMYRMYRYILPGVRSELQRWREKAERIPDPELRKQAIASMTTKEFHCIGGAVYASGNIPKRRDLMRLITAYQTISDYLDNLCDRSTSMCADDFRALHQAMIDAADPQAELHGYYRYRSETEDGGYLNNLVMECQSILRKLPSYSVVQPYVLKLVGLYTDLQVYKHIHPDEREQALLTWWEEHREMCPDLKWNEFAAATGSTLCIFMLFLAASHKGLSKQEAEAIYQAYFPYICALHILLDYLIDQEEDQHGGDLNFCSYYSGIRETTERMRKIAEQASITSKRLPGARFHLMIVEGLLALYLSDPKASRQEGVTKVTRQLMHNSPWTRIFFWINSKWIRSSLI
- the pfkA gene encoding 6-phosphofructokinase, producing MTVKKIAVLTSGGDSQGMNAAVRSVVRSGLYHGLEVYGIQRGFLGLINDDIRPMDLRSVGDIIQRGGTVLQTARCEEFKTPEGQQKALANLRKHGIDGVVVIGGDGSYRGANILNKLGMKTMGLPGTIDNDIPFTDFTIGFDTAVSIVVDAVNKLRDTMTSHERTSVVEVMGRHCGDIALYAGLASGAEAILVPEVKFDLEQIATRMRENFAHGKRHSIIVVAEGVGKGEHIAEEIERFGIEPRVTVLGHIQRGGTPTHNDRILASRLGDFAVRKLIEGESGKSCGIINGEEVLTDIEVVINTKRPFNMELYELAMRLSQ
- a CDS encoding putative glycoside hydrolase; its protein translation is MELLLSALLYIFGLGIGEDARPVTFEQLVAAAIQFHEQRQVVPEIVDPETGKLNAAGKIDPDPDAPKIKGIYMTGPTAGISRFDKLIQLIQDTELNAVVIDVKEDHGYMTFEPADPELKAIGNYKKWIRDIHHVMNTLKENDIYPIARIVVFKDTVLANQRPDLSFLRPDGTVWHNGKANPESFVNPYMKEVWDYNIKVAKEAVALGFREIQFDYVRFPEGFETRADSLIYAQDERSRVDVVADFVKYAREELNPLDVRVSVDIFGYAASVPAAEGIGQDFNKISTYVDVISPMVYPSHYSTGWFGLTVPDAHPYETIFGAMMDTHKKLEEIAEVKPIIRPWIQDFTATWVPGHIRYGVKEIEDQIRALHDAGIEEFLLWNSSNVYTEGVNYDLK